A window of Candidatus Bathyarchaeota archaeon contains these coding sequences:
- a CDS encoding 3-hydroxyacyl-CoA dehydrogenase NAD-binding domain-containing protein — MPPLLQLNPQDVDSLDKRRKFNVAVVGCGHKGIFFANAFADAGFSVVCTDADASVVKKVAKGKTAFCDASAEAKLKSHIAAEKIDVTSDLKKTVAQSDVVVIAISTRVDEQKKTDDNGLINTCKQVGAALQQGALVVYGGVAALGFVDGTVRELLENTSGLKVGQDFGLAYCPILTTNVSLANSGVRVAADDKASLAAASTILKTLTNRVQEVNDLKTAQVATLFTIAKQDATNALTNELAMFCETANIDYYNVLDVLNLNDPSFQPSIAEGENHEAAYLLLESAENLNAKLRLAALARQINEDMVKHAVNLTQEALRNAGKSLRRGRVAVLGSANPAAATCMFAKLIEQKGAKVAVYDPAAKKEAKEAGLIKTSLNEAVEGADCIVTLTGQEQISHLNLKKLKALMKSPPVVVDLVGKFDPSQVETEGFIYTGLGRGTGKK, encoded by the coding sequence TTGCCCCCTCTTCTACAGCTAAACCCCCAAGACGTCGACAGCCTCGACAAACGCCGAAAGTTCAACGTTGCTGTAGTCGGCTGCGGGCACAAGGGCATATTCTTCGCCAACGCTTTCGCAGACGCAGGGTTCAGCGTGGTCTGCACCGATGCTGACGCCAGCGTCGTAAAGAAGGTAGCAAAGGGGAAAACCGCTTTCTGTGATGCTTCGGCGGAGGCGAAGCTAAAAAGTCACATAGCCGCAGAGAAAATCGATGTAACCAGTGACCTTAAAAAAACGGTTGCTCAAAGCGACGTAGTGGTCATTGCGATTTCGACAAGGGTTGATGAGCAAAAAAAGACAGATGATAACGGCTTAATTAACACCTGTAAACAGGTTGGGGCTGCCCTGCAGCAGGGTGCATTGGTTGTTTATGGTGGTGTCGCAGCGTTGGGTTTTGTGGATGGCACTGTTAGGGAGTTGCTTGAGAACACCTCTGGCTTGAAGGTGGGGCAAGACTTCGGTTTAGCCTACTGCCCAATCTTAACCACCAACGTTTCGCTTGCCAACTCTGGTGTAAGAGTTGCCGCAGACGACAAAGCCAGCTTGGCTGCAGCAAGCACTATCCTCAAAACCTTAACGAACAGAGTCCAAGAAGTCAACGACTTAAAAACCGCCCAAGTAGCCACACTCTTCACCATCGCCAAACAAGACGCAACCAACGCCCTCACAAACGAGCTGGCAATGTTCTGCGAAACCGCAAACATAGACTACTATAATGTTCTTGACGTCCTCAACTTAAACGACCCCAGTTTCCAGCCCAGCATCGCCGAAGGAGAAAACCATGAAGCTGCATACCTGCTACTTGAAAGCGCCGAGAACCTAAACGCCAAACTACGGTTAGCGGCGTTGGCGCGGCAAATCAACGAAGACATGGTTAAACATGCTGTTAATTTGACTCAGGAAGCGCTGCGGAATGCGGGTAAAAGTTTGAGGCGGGGCAGAGTGGCGGTTTTGGGGTCAGCGAACCCAGCGGCGGCCACCTGCATGTTCGCCAAGTTGATTGAGCAGAAAGGCGCAAAAGTTGCAGTTTACGACCCTGCCGCAAAAAAGGAAGCAAAAGAAGCTGGACTGATTAAAACTAGCCTAAACGAAGCCGTAGAAGGCGCCGACTGCATCGTCACATTAACGGGGCAGGAGCAAATCAGCCATTTAAACCTTAAAAAACTCAAAGCACTCATGAAATCACCCCCTGTCGTGGTGGATTTAGTGGGCAAATTCGACCCCAGTCAGGTGGAAACAGAAGGATTCATATACACTGGACTGGGAAGAGGAACTGGTAAGAAATGA
- a CDS encoding Gfo/Idh/MocA family oxidoreductase, protein MTKLGVAVIGTGQWGKNHARVYKELPSTELVAVCDVNMERAKAMADQYGAKAYSDSTEMLKDKSIQAVNVCTWSTILAQEAMKALNAGKHVLVEKPMATTPEQAEQLVKTAQENGLHLTVGFLMRFIPGLQQIRQSVENKKIGELVCATAKRVSQWPERIGDVGVVKDTAIHDIDVMNFIFNQQPTSVYANMGSMRIKKFEDYAQIMLTYEGGRTAFIESNWLTPYKTRSLTVTGSDAIMRLDYMTQEFWIEQKTETVQPRLPFQEPLKAELQHFVDCIVEKKKPLITGEDGVKALKVASAAIESSAKNTAIKIE, encoded by the coding sequence ATGACAAAACTTGGTGTTGCAGTAATCGGCACGGGACAGTGGGGCAAAAACCACGCCCGAGTCTACAAAGAACTACCCTCAACTGAACTTGTCGCGGTCTGCGACGTTAACATGGAGCGAGCTAAAGCCATGGCTGACCAGTACGGTGCAAAAGCCTACTCCGACAGCACCGAGATGCTCAAAGACAAATCCATCCAAGCCGTCAACGTCTGCACATGGTCCACCATACTCGCGCAGGAAGCCATGAAAGCCCTAAACGCAGGCAAACACGTCCTCGTCGAGAAACCCATGGCAACCACACCCGAGCAGGCTGAGCAACTCGTCAAAACAGCCCAAGAAAACGGGTTACACTTGACCGTTGGGTTTTTGATGCGTTTCATTCCTGGGTTGCAGCAGATTCGGCAGTCGGTTGAGAACAAGAAAATCGGGGAATTAGTCTGCGCCACCGCCAAACGTGTCTCACAGTGGCCGGAGCGCATTGGCGATGTCGGCGTCGTCAAAGACACCGCTATCCACGACATAGACGTCATGAACTTTATCTTTAACCAGCAGCCCACTTCCGTTTACGCGAACATGGGTAGTATGCGAATCAAAAAGTTCGAGGATTACGCGCAAATCATGTTGACCTACGAGGGCGGCAGAACAGCCTTCATCGAATCCAACTGGCTAACCCCTTACAAAACACGCTCGCTAACCGTGACGGGAAGCGACGCCATCATGCGACTCGACTACATGACACAGGAATTCTGGATTGAACAAAAAACCGAAACCGTGCAGCCCCGTCTGCCCTTCCAAGAACCCCTCAAAGCGGAACTCCAGCACTTCGTCGACTGCATTGTAGAGAAGAAGAAGCCGCTGATAACAGGCGAAGACGGCGTTAAAGCACTAAAGGTAGCTTCTGCCGCCATCGAGTCTTCAGCTAAAAATACGGCAATAAAAATAGAATAA
- a CDS encoding Trm112 family protein, producing the protein MKRKLMEILACPIDKYHPLDLHVFEEKDEIVEGLIVCPKCLRWYPIREEIPEMLPDELRKEAEDLPFLKKWKDKAPQNVVSEGKPFNLK; encoded by the coding sequence ATGAAACGTAAACTCATGGAAATCCTCGCTTGCCCAATCGACAAGTATCACCCACTTGACTTGCATGTCTTTGAAGAGAAAGACGAAATCGTCGAAGGCTTAATCGTCTGCCCAAAATGCCTCCGCTGGTACCCCATCCGCGAAGAAATCCCCGAAATGCTGCCCGACGAACTCCGCAAAGAAGCCGAGGACCTGCCCTTTCTAAAGAAGTGGAAGGATAAGGCGCCCCAGAATGTGGTTTCTGAAGGCAAACCCTTCAACCTAAAATAA
- a CDS encoding class I SAM-dependent methyltransferase family protein: protein MRKRLKMKLVNQLSAEALSKVYSAFDIVGDIAIIKAPQNPADAQAVAKQIMETHKKIRTVYSQTSGIKGSHRTRQLTLLAGENNPVTKYKEAGCTFSVDVEKCYFSPRLSHEHLRVASAVSRGETVVNMFAGVGSFSVITARMVPETKVYSIDINPVAYEFMVENIRVNRVYNRVIPLLGDSKEIVETKLQGVADRVLMPLPEKALQYLPAAVSALKKTGGWIHYYDFEHATGKEDPVEKTETKVAEKLGSLGVRFMFSHSRVVRSTGPNWYQTVLDIQVAHLPNKL, encoded by the coding sequence TTGCGCAAACGCCTCAAAATGAAGCTTGTAAACCAGCTTTCAGCCGAAGCCCTAAGCAAAGTGTACAGCGCCTTTGACATAGTCGGTGACATAGCCATCATAAAAGCCCCCCAAAACCCCGCTGACGCACAAGCCGTAGCCAAACAGATAATGGAGACACACAAAAAAATCCGAACCGTCTACTCGCAGACCAGCGGCATCAAAGGTAGCCACCGCACACGGCAGCTAACGTTGCTGGCAGGCGAAAACAACCCCGTAACTAAGTATAAAGAAGCAGGCTGCACTTTTTCTGTTGATGTTGAGAAATGTTATTTTTCGCCTCGACTTAGCCATGAGCACCTGCGGGTGGCAAGTGCCGTTTCAAGGGGGGAAACTGTGGTTAACATGTTTGCGGGGGTGGGTAGCTTCAGCGTTATCACTGCGCGTATGGTGCCAGAAACCAAGGTTTACTCCATCGACATTAACCCTGTGGCTTACGAGTTTATGGTGGAAAACATACGCGTCAACCGCGTCTATAATAGAGTAATTCCCCTGCTTGGAGATTCAAAAGAAATCGTGGAAACCAAGCTGCAGGGCGTCGCTGATCGGGTTTTGATGCCGTTGCCCGAGAAAGCCCTCCAATACCTGCCTGCTGCGGTTTCAGCGCTCAAGAAAACTGGCGGCTGGATACACTACTACGACTTCGAGCACGCCACTGGCAAGGAGGACCCTGTGGAGAAAACCGAGACAAAAGTCGCCGAGAAACTGGGCAGCCTTGGCGTCCGCTTCATGTTTTCACACTCGCGTGTGGTACGTAGTACTGGACCTAACTGGTACCAAACCGTGCTAGACATCCAAGTAGCTCACCTGCCGAACAAGCTTTAA
- a CDS encoding DNA-directed RNA polymerase subunit P, with amino-acid sequence MEKSGIVYECMRCGSRVPSEELELRGGETKCIICGYRILKKVKPPVVKRVQAK; translated from the coding sequence ATGGAAAAATCAGGAATTGTTTACGAATGCATGAGATGCGGTTCACGTGTGCCCTCTGAAGAGTTAGAGCTCCGAGGCGGAGAAACCAAATGCATCATCTGCGGCTATCGCATCTTAAAGAAAGTGAAGCCCCCCGTAGTGAAACGGGTTCAAGCCAAATAG
- a CDS encoding carboxypeptidase-like regulatory domain-containing protein, with product MNRKIAVFTLLLLAVVAAFTPLAVNAQNNPSVVRILQVTPSSGPAGSSVNLQGTISTQNGSYQIALANIMVASGTAEGYRVNANFVVPELLAASYPLALRDTKSGAEDYSQFTITLGYTVTATPSTVQEGSSVTLNVTVTGGQPGNSYDGNLVVTLPSGTTYSAPVALGTPNAKGTANAQVTYPSSAFSPSGASTDYVGAYKATFGGTLATTQFTVRFTDANSYHRGDTMKIHATGYQPNQAATITIIAGGSTIDEKSVTASSSGVIDTTWLVSASTPLGECIIKITPQGTAKTPVDQQTFTVVGYIVHVQVINLIDRPIQNVIVQAVDSTTKAATNSTTNSTGGATFRLEKGAHSLTAYLNDLIIGQTDITVTGDGTFTLRCQLTDLTITVLTVDGIPVPFVNLAIKYNYQSGSISRSGNASGQTGPSGSFTLSSALAGATYTIDASLYGQTFNAQNNTATSASNKVNAQVTIICPTRNVTLAVTDRNYEAIPNARLELVEISSGLFYSASTDADGVAFMEPTFGMYRVRVYKDGLLIHQVNLQVFNDSHKEVRCSLYGIPISVAVVDFFGVPIANVNVTLNGSTQTVGVTQNNGIANFDNIIGGNMQIIVQPQGIQDASQAITVNVEEPTTVQVKIDKYVSVGGVLLQASTLISLVVVVIGLALFAVVEVIRRRRTKN from the coding sequence TTGAATCGAAAAATTGCTGTATTCACTCTTCTGTTGCTCGCGGTTGTTGCCGCATTTACCCCGTTAGCTGTGAATGCGCAAAACAACCCATCAGTTGTTAGAATCCTCCAAGTCACCCCCAGCAGTGGTCCAGCAGGATCATCAGTTAACCTCCAAGGAACCATAAGCACCCAAAACGGCTCATACCAAATCGCATTAGCCAACATTATGGTTGCCAGCGGCACCGCTGAGGGTTACCGTGTTAACGCAAACTTTGTTGTTCCTGAACTTTTAGCTGCATCATATCCTCTAGCGTTAAGAGACACAAAAAGTGGAGCTGAAGACTACAGTCAATTCACCATAACTCTGGGCTACACAGTTACCGCTACACCCTCAACTGTGCAGGAGGGAAGCAGCGTAACCTTAAACGTCACAGTAACCGGCGGCCAACCCGGAAATTCATACGATGGAAACCTGGTGGTTACTCTCCCAAGCGGAACAACTTACAGTGCTCCAGTAGCTTTAGGAACACCCAACGCGAAAGGAACCGCAAACGCCCAAGTCACGTATCCCAGTAGCGCTTTTTCTCCTTCAGGAGCCTCAACCGACTACGTTGGAGCCTACAAAGCTACCTTTGGGGGAACTTTAGCAACCACCCAATTCACCGTAAGGTTCACTGACGCAAACAGCTACCACCGCGGAGACACCATGAAAATCCATGCCACAGGCTACCAGCCAAACCAAGCTGCCACGATAACCATAATCGCGGGCGGCTCCACAATCGACGAGAAATCTGTCACTGCATCCTCAAGCGGAGTAATTGACACAACTTGGCTAGTCTCTGCAAGCACTCCACTGGGGGAATGCATCATAAAGATAACGCCGCAAGGCACCGCTAAAACACCCGTGGACCAACAAACATTCACCGTTGTAGGCTACATCGTGCACGTCCAAGTAATCAACCTCATTGATCGCCCAATCCAAAACGTTATCGTGCAAGCCGTTGACTCAACTACTAAAGCCGCCACAAACTCAACTACCAACTCGACAGGCGGAGCAACATTTAGGCTTGAAAAAGGCGCCCATAGCTTAACTGCCTACCTAAATGACCTCATCATAGGTCAAACAGACATCACTGTAACAGGTGACGGAACATTTACACTACGCTGCCAACTAACTGATCTTACAATTACTGTTTTAACTGTTGACGGAATACCTGTTCCCTTCGTAAACTTGGCAATTAAATACAACTACCAAAGCGGCAGTATCTCTCGAAGCGGCAACGCATCAGGGCAAACGGGACCCTCGGGCTCTTTCACTTTATCATCCGCTTTAGCAGGTGCCACCTACACTATAGACGCCTCACTATATGGGCAAACTTTTAATGCCCAAAACAACACCGCGACAAGCGCATCCAACAAAGTAAATGCTCAAGTTACAATAATCTGCCCAACCAGAAATGTAACTTTAGCTGTAACCGACCGCAACTATGAAGCTATACCTAACGCTCGACTGGAACTTGTAGAGATTTCAAGCGGGTTGTTTTACTCTGCTTCCACCGATGCCGATGGGGTGGCTTTTATGGAACCGACCTTTGGGATGTATCGAGTGAGGGTCTACAAAGACGGTTTATTAATCCATCAAGTAAACTTGCAAGTTTTCAACGATAGCCACAAGGAAGTCCGTTGTTCCCTGTATGGTATCCCCATTTCAGTGGCTGTTGTTGATTTCTTCGGTGTCCCAATCGCTAACGTAAACGTCACCCTAAACGGGTCAACCCAAACTGTGGGGGTTACCCAAAACAATGGTATAGCCAATTTTGACAACATCATCGGGGGCAATATGCAGATAATCGTTCAGCCTCAAGGAATCCAAGACGCCTCCCAAGCCATAACAGTCAACGTTGAGGAACCTACAACGGTGCAGGTAAAAATCGACAAGTATGTCTCAGTAGGCGGCGTCCTGCTTCAAGCAAGCACCCTAATCTCCCTCGTCGTTGTAGTCATCGGGTTGGCGCTGTTCGCCGTCGTGGAGGTTATTCGGCGAAGAAGAACCAAAAACTGA
- the twy1 gene encoding 4-demethylwyosine synthase TYW1, whose product MEKTALSQLLASLKKQKYHLIGVHSAVKRCKWLYESIVNNRVCYKQKFYGIQSHRCIQMTPSLYYCTQHCLFCWRAQSGDMQVTWDEMRNPNKDTPEQIVEGCFKAQEKIISGYKGNEKTDWRKFQEALRPKQVAISLTGEPTLYGPLGDLIGLFHQKGLTTFLVTNGNLPSKLSKLSHEPTQLYVSLCAPNEDVYNKVCRPQFPKAWKNLNESLELLKSFRCPTVTRMTLVKDHNMNEVDGYAKLIEKAQPTYIEAKAYMHIGFSGLRLGFDQMPMHGEVREFAEKLAEASGYRVIDEAPESRVVLLSRLKKPIKVGSN is encoded by the coding sequence TTGGAAAAAACCGCTTTGTCACAGCTTTTAGCTTCCCTCAAGAAGCAAAAGTACCATCTAATAGGTGTGCATTCAGCGGTAAAACGGTGTAAGTGGCTCTATGAATCCATAGTCAACAACCGAGTCTGCTATAAACAGAAATTCTACGGCATCCAATCACACCGCTGCATCCAAATGACGCCCTCGCTTTATTATTGTACGCAGCATTGCCTGTTCTGTTGGCGCGCACAAAGCGGCGACATGCAAGTCACTTGGGATGAAATGCGCAACCCCAACAAGGACACACCTGAACAAATCGTAGAAGGCTGCTTCAAAGCACAAGAAAAGATAATCTCGGGGTATAAGGGTAACGAGAAGACAGATTGGCGCAAATTCCAAGAAGCCCTCCGACCCAAACAGGTCGCCATCAGCCTAACAGGCGAACCCACCCTCTATGGGCCTCTGGGGGATTTAATTGGGCTGTTTCACCAGAAAGGCTTAACCACTTTCCTTGTCACCAACGGCAACTTGCCCTCTAAGCTCTCAAAACTCAGCCATGAACCCACTCAACTCTATGTTTCGCTATGTGCTCCAAACGAGGATGTCTACAATAAGGTTTGCCGACCCCAATTCCCAAAGGCGTGGAAGAATCTAAACGAAAGCTTGGAGTTGCTTAAGAGTTTCCGCTGCCCCACCGTCACCCGCATGACCTTGGTTAAAGACCACAACATGAACGAAGTGGACGGCTACGCGAAGCTCATTGAGAAAGCTCAACCCACCTACATTGAAGCCAAAGCCTACATGCATATTGGCTTCTCAGGGTTGAGGTTGGGGTTTGACCAAATGCCGATGCATGGAGAGGTCAGGGAGTTTGCTGAGAAATTGGCTGAGGCATCCGGTTACAGGGTTATTGATGAGGCGCCTGAAAGCCGCGTGGTGCTACTTAGTCGACTAAAGAAACCCATCAAAGTGGGCAGCAACTGA
- a CDS encoding endonuclease V, with amino-acid sequence MPKLPKNFSVKKAHNIQLYLSKRVIHEDHLPRKIRMVGGVDVSYVDNLGVGAVVVLDYDSLELLEAAVATCPVKMPYVPTLLSFREVPPAVAAIRKLKVQPDVFLVDAQGWAHPFRFGFASHLGLALKKPTIGVAKSRLIGEPTEVAERTLLLDKGEVVGEVVKTTTEAKPVYVSVGYMVSLETAVAIVRHCSQNRIPQPLLDAHKLATKTRQNIARRQSK; translated from the coding sequence TTGCCCAAGCTGCCAAAAAATTTTTCAGTAAAAAAAGCCCACAACATCCAACTGTACCTATCCAAACGCGTTATCCACGAAGACCATTTGCCAAGAAAGATTCGGATGGTGGGCGGCGTGGATGTTTCTTACGTCGACAACTTGGGTGTTGGTGCAGTGGTGGTTTTGGATTATGATTCACTTGAACTTTTAGAGGCAGCGGTTGCCACTTGCCCTGTGAAGATGCCTTATGTGCCGACGTTGCTGTCTTTTAGGGAAGTTCCGCCTGCGGTTGCAGCGATTAGGAAGCTAAAGGTTCAACCAGACGTTTTCTTAGTCGATGCACAAGGGTGGGCGCATCCATTCCGCTTCGGCTTTGCCAGCCACCTCGGCCTCGCTTTGAAAAAACCGACGATTGGAGTAGCCAAAAGCCGACTCATCGGGGAACCCACCGAGGTAGCCGAGAGAACCTTGCTGTTGGATAAGGGGGAAGTCGTCGGTGAAGTGGTAAAGACCACAACAGAAGCTAAACCGGTTTACGTGAGCGTCGGATACATGGTCAGCCTTGAAACTGCAGTGGCTATCGTGCGGCACTGCTCCCAAAACCGCATCCCTCAACCGCTGCTTGATGCGCACAAGTTAGCAACTAAAACCCGCCAGAACATTGCAAGAAGGCAAAGTAAATAA
- the metG gene encoding methionine--tRNA ligase subunit beta encodes MTEEVKSTEEITFDYFTKLDLRVGKIIEAVAVPESKKLIKMQVDFRAEKRQCIAGLLKYYKPEELAGKKCVFLLNLQRRMIAGLESQAMILAAEDAAGNVSVLQPEKDVAEGSKIG; translated from the coding sequence ATGACTGAAGAAGTTAAGTCCACAGAAGAGATAACTTTTGATTACTTCACAAAACTCGACTTGCGAGTAGGCAAAATCATCGAAGCCGTGGCAGTTCCTGAATCTAAGAAACTCATCAAAATGCAAGTGGATTTCCGAGCCGAAAAACGTCAATGCATCGCAGGGCTACTCAAATACTACAAACCCGAAGAGTTAGCCGGCAAAAAATGCGTCTTTCTCCTCAACCTGCAGCGTCGTATGATCGCGGGGCTTGAGTCGCAGGCTATGATTTTGGCGGCTGAAGACGCGGCTGGCAACGTGTCGGTTTTGCAGCCTGAGAAGGATGTGGCGGAAGGCAGCAAAATCGGCTAA
- a CDS encoding 30S ribosomal protein S26e produces MPFKRKSRGRSKGSKGSSTLVQCVNCGSMVPRDKAKKSTRRVSFVEPQLAKELRQKGTFLASWVDTKYYCISCAVHRGIVKVRAENERHSKYRRPRY; encoded by the coding sequence TTGCCATTTAAGCGAAAAAGCCGAGGAAGATCAAAAGGAAGCAAAGGAAGTAGCACATTAGTTCAATGCGTTAACTGCGGATCGATGGTGCCGCGTGATAAAGCCAAGAAATCCACACGCCGCGTCTCATTCGTTGAGCCTCAACTTGCCAAGGAACTCCGCCAGAAAGGCACATTCCTTGCCTCTTGGGTAGACACAAAATACTACTGCATTTCATGTGCAGTACACCGTGGCATCGTTAAGGTTCGAGCTGAAAACGAGCGCCACTCCAAATACAGGCGCCCAAGATACTAA
- the pgsA gene encoding archaetidylinositol phosphate synthase, translating to MATTYTQREVVLTKLKQQIQQMLTTEAKIAHKLHLTPNRISIIGFMLALASAACYALTTPSTAWFLLLAVFFFLASGFCDAMDGIVARTYKQTTAFGGFFDSVLDRFADAASYAGIIIAGLCSAAFGYLWGTVVALVALIASMLVSYTRARAEVLGVKMESVGIAERAERMIILAVASVIGFFYLPILGYGVALIAVLSMVTVVQRVWHVYRELKKEKAAT from the coding sequence TTGGCTACAACATACACGCAGCGTGAAGTTGTGCTAACCAAACTTAAACAGCAAATCCAACAGATGCTAACCACCGAAGCAAAAATAGCCCACAAACTACACCTAACACCCAACCGCATCAGCATAATCGGTTTCATGCTCGCCTTAGCCTCCGCCGCCTGCTACGCCTTAACCACCCCTTCAACGGCATGGTTTTTGCTGTTGGCGGTGTTCTTCTTTTTAGCGTCAGGGTTCTGTGACGCCATGGACGGCATTGTCGCCCGAACCTACAAGCAAACCACCGCTTTCGGCGGTTTCTTTGACTCTGTACTGGATCGATTCGCTGACGCAGCCTCCTATGCAGGCATAATCATAGCGGGACTGTGCAGTGCAGCTTTCGGGTACCTCTGGGGCACCGTCGTTGCTTTAGTGGCTTTGATAGCGTCCATGCTGGTTAGTTATACGCGGGCTCGCGCGGAAGTTCTCGGGGTAAAAATGGAGTCAGTGGGTATCGCGGAGCGAGCGGAACGTATGATAATTTTGGCGGTGGCTAGTGTGATTGGGTTTTTCTATTTACCCATACTTGGTTACGGAGTTGCCCTAATAGCGGTGTTATCGATGGTGACTGTTGTACAAAGAGTTTGGCATGTTTATAGAGAATTAAAGAAAGAGAAAGCAGCTACCTAA
- the albA gene encoding DNA-binding protein Alba — protein MTENADVIFVGNKPPMSYVLAIITSLSSGKLNEITLKARGQAITTAVDVAEIARNRFIKDLKVSKIAIGTVEMPPREGENKSRMVSTMEITLTKKA, from the coding sequence ATGACTGAAAACGCAGACGTTATCTTCGTCGGAAACAAACCCCCAATGAGCTATGTATTGGCCATCATCACAAGCCTCTCCTCAGGCAAACTTAACGAAATAACCCTCAAAGCCAGAGGCCAAGCCATAACCACCGCTGTCGACGTAGCTGAGATCGCAAGGAACCGTTTCATAAAAGACCTTAAAGTCAGCAAAATCGCAATCGGCACCGTTGAGATGCCACCTCGTGAGGGCGAGAACAAGTCCAGAATGGTTTCCACAATGGAGATAACCCTTACCAAGAAAGCATAA
- a CDS encoding cation:proton antiporter, protein MALDAALTSIVTICILVFSAKVLGEIFSWRKIPSVLGELVAGIILGPFALGSFLTINGTPLIEINEIVKAFGEIGGILILFVAGLEMTFKDFRKVGKAGFIIGTSGVLVPFIMGYALSLTLGFGTIASLVIASALVATSISITALVLEELNQCRRQESRMMISAAVVDDVLGLAILGVIVSFITTSTAITPLNVVIVISTSLALWLGLTVFASIILPRIINLTSKGKEGTVEAAATASCFGASALAAAIGLSPIVGAFAAGMAVASSNAIEKIRDYTKKISVVFSPVFFALAGAQFDIRSFFTTDWMFYVLFISLVVVAIVSKLVGCGWPAAHFLKSRSKGIKVGYGMISRGEVGLIVAGVAISAGAITQSTYAAILGMIMITTLVAPLLLRRACEREPLDEEQLRSDVDTNAPDYIPTYPLDFHE, encoded by the coding sequence GTGGCTTTAGACGCTGCGCTTACATCAATCGTGACCATATGCATTCTGGTTTTCTCAGCAAAGGTGCTGGGTGAAATCTTTTCCTGGCGCAAAATCCCCTCAGTGCTAGGCGAACTGGTCGCAGGCATCATCCTTGGACCCTTCGCATTAGGATCATTTTTAACGATAAACGGAACGCCTCTGATTGAAATCAATGAAATCGTAAAAGCATTCGGAGAAATCGGAGGCATATTGATTCTCTTCGTCGCTGGCTTAGAAATGACGTTTAAGGATTTCCGAAAAGTCGGCAAAGCAGGCTTCATCATAGGAACAAGCGGCGTACTCGTTCCCTTCATAATGGGTTATGCACTCTCGTTGACTCTTGGCTTTGGCACGATAGCCAGCTTAGTTATCGCCTCAGCGTTGGTTGCCACAAGCATCTCCATCACTGCACTGGTACTTGAAGAACTCAATCAATGCAGACGACAAGAATCACGGATGATGATTAGCGCCGCGGTAGTTGACGACGTTTTAGGTTTGGCGATATTGGGAGTAATCGTATCCTTCATCACCACTTCAACCGCCATAACCCCGCTAAACGTCGTAATCGTAATTTCCACTTCACTGGCACTGTGGCTTGGCTTAACCGTTTTCGCTTCGATAATACTCCCCAGAATAATCAACCTCACCTCCAAAGGCAAAGAAGGAACCGTAGAAGCCGCCGCCACCGCCTCCTGCTTTGGCGCATCCGCATTAGCCGCCGCGATTGGATTATCACCCATCGTTGGAGCCTTCGCAGCAGGCATGGCTGTTGCTAGCTCAAACGCGATTGAGAAAATCCGTGACTACACCAAAAAAATCAGCGTAGTTTTCTCGCCTGTGTTCTTTGCGTTGGCAGGCGCCCAATTTGACATAAGGAGCTTCTTCACAACTGATTGGATGTTCTACGTTCTCTTCATAAGTTTGGTGGTAGTGGCGATTGTCAGTAAATTAGTAGGCTGCGGATGGCCCGCTGCGCACTTCTTAAAGAGCCGCAGTAAAGGAATCAAAGTTGGTTACGGCATGATTTCACGTGGCGAAGTAGGTTTAATCGTGGCTGGAGTAGCCATTTCTGCAGGAGCCATCACCCAGAGCACCTACGCAGCGATTTTAGGTATGATTATGATTACCACCCTTGTGGCTCCCCTGCTTCTTAGACGTGCCTG